A genomic stretch from Lathyrus oleraceus cultivar Zhongwan6 chromosome 2, CAAS_Psat_ZW6_1.0, whole genome shotgun sequence includes:
- the LOC127120186 gene encoding GATA transcription factor 5: protein MLERERKGYIRERKKQTLYSNNKSLDVFTPYSMLYQTPYPLLFQFHPLPSSSSSSTIPQVHLFSHLPPQQVEKTEMECVGTALKTSLRKDMVPQTIVDEVTGLNGPNGTTSDDFFVDDLLDFSHVDDEEQQNEEEQQDYVCVTLKQSNEISNLDNSFSLQQDYGSLPTSDLNVPSDDVADLEWLSHFVEDSDSFSEFSAAMPVVTLTTTTEKKPMVLPEPKLEKKNPVFTFKTPVQTKARSKRTRTGVRVWPFGSTSLTDSSTSSTSSSTSSSPTSPLLIYTNLPQSFDSVPARKPKKMTCFNGSGHGALALAPRRCSHCGVQKTPQWRTGPLGAKTLCNACGVRYKSGRLLPEYRPACSPTFSSELHSNHHRKVLEMRRKKEVVGGVEVEIEIEAKTETGLYFSGCS from the exons ATGTTAGAGAGAGAAAGAAAAGGGTATATTAGAGAGAGAAAGAAACAGACACTTTATAGTAATAATAAATCCCTTGACGTTTTCACCCCTTATTCAATGCTTTACCAAACTCCCTATcctcttctctttcaatttcatcctttaccttcttcttcttcttcttccaccATTCCCCAAGTTCATCTCTTTTCTCATCTACCTCCTCAACAG GTTGAGAAAACAGAAATGGAGTGCGTTGGAACAGCCTTGAAAACAAGTTTAAGGAAAGACATGGTACCTCAAACAATTGTCGACGAGGTTACAGGACTTAATGGACCAAATGGAACAACCTCGGACGATTTTTTCGTTGACGACCTCCTTGATTTCTCTCACGTTGACGATGAAGAACAACAAAACGAGGAAGAACAACAAGACTATGTTTGTGTCACTCTCAAACAGAGCAATGAAATTTCTAACCTTGACAACAGTTTCTCTCTCCAACAAGATTACGGTTCTTTGCCCACCAGCGACCTTAACGTTCCG AGTGATGATGTTGCGGACTTGGAATGGCTTTCTCATTTTGTTGAAGATTCTGATTCCTTCTCGGAATTCTCTGCTGCTATGCCGGTTGTAACTTTAACAACAACAACGGAGAAAAAACCGATGGTTCTTCCTGAGCCGAAGCTGGAGAAGAAAAACCCGGTTTTTACTTTCAAAACTCCGGTTCAGACCAAAGCTAGAAGCAAAAGAACAAGAACCGGTGTTCGGGTTTGGCCATTCGGGTCAACTTCTTTAACGGATTCTTCTACAAGctcaacttcatcttcaacctcttcCTCTCCTACTAGCCCCTTGTTGATTTACACCAACTTACCACAGAGTTTTGACTCGGTTCCGGCGAGGAAACCGAAGAAAATGACATGTTTCAATGGTTCGGGTCACGGTGCGTTGGCTCTGGCGCCGCGACGGTGCAGTCATTGCGGTGTTCAGAAGACACCTCAGTGGAGAACTGGACCACTTGGAGCAAAAACGCTTTGCAATGCATGTGGGGTCCGTTATAAATCGGGTCGGTTATTACCCGAATATCGACCCGCTTGTAGCCCTACATTTTCAAGTGAATTGCACTCCAACCACCACCGGAAGGTACTTGAAATGCGGCGGAAGAAGGAGGTTGTTGGTGGTGTTGAAGTTGAAATTGAAATTGAAGCCAAAACCGAAACCGGTTTGTACTTCTCCGGTTGTTCCTAG